The sequence acataggaagaaggagaagcaggctccctgcaaggagcctgatgtgggactcaatcccggaccctgggatcacgccctgagacacccaggtgtcccgaaagaaagaatttttgaattACCCTTTAAAAGCAAAGTAAtcttgggatgactgggtggctcagtcagtgaagtgtctgccttcagctcaggtcataatcccaggaatcgagccccacattgggctccctgctcagcagagagtccacttgtccctcatcctctgtctctccctctacctccacatcccactcatgctctctccataccttctcttcctcaaataaataaaatcttaaaaaataaataaaaagaaagtaacctTATTTTGCTCACCTTAAACATGACATTAATTTCTTCCCCCATTGGATCAGCATTCACCATTGTTACTTTTAGGGGCACAGCATTAGAACTGAAGAAGGAACAGGACTACAAATACAACATGTTATGCATTAGAAAGATAATATTGGAATAAAAATGGCTTTAAGACTTTTCTGTCCTAAGTATTTCTTCTATCACTTGTTCATCTGAATTATGGCAAATGAAATAACATGTGTGAACTGCTTTTTAGATCATCTAGcagataaaagatatttaaaaatactttttgaaactTAAACATAGCATGAGTAAAATATCATCTATTACTCTCTAGACAGAAGCAAATCCTTAAAAACTTgagacaaaaattattaaaagtttgAGCTTTAAAAGTGTTACTATAATTCCTCGTCACAGCACAAAACTTCGTATAATCTTACCTTTCCTCTAAAGGAGTATGATCTAGGATGAGATCTCTACTTATAAGAGTACTTTATGATActcttataattaataattagcCATGCAATAACATAGtgacactaaattttaaaatttcattagcaAAGATCTTATTTTAAAGTGAAACTAGTTCAAAAAACTAATTTCAGACAGACCAATAAAgggaaacaacaaacaaatccAAGGAGAAAATGTGACGGCCCCGGCCCCTGCCAATGACCCATAACTCAGGTACCCACTGTTAAATTTCAGTGAAGAGTAGCCATATGTCAACTTCAAAAGAGATCAAACCTGAGACTCCTTTATGGATACTTGTATCCTACCCTTTAAAAACCACGAACACTAATGCATGAATTAATTGGTTGCTTTATCTGAATTCATTAAGAGAAAATCCACTATGTATAACTACTGGCCCAGTTTGAAGTATAATTACTCAGTGCTGATGATTATTCAACTCTTTTTTGATGCTCTAGAAAGTGTTATAAACCTATAAAGAATctctccgggatccctgggtggtgcaacggtttggcgcctgcctttggcccaggcgcgatcctggagacccgggatcgaatcccacatcgggctccctgcatggagcctgcttctccctctgcctatgtctctgcctctctctctctctgtgactatcatgaataaataaaatcttaaaaaaaaaaaaaaaaaaaaagaatctctccaGTTGTTCgcataggagaaaagaaaatgctatctGTGCCTGGAATCACAACATAAGCCACCAAGGTAGCTATTATAACCatggtaaaaaataatttattttgagacacCAAATAACTTTATATTGCTTTCTCTTTCAGAAACTATgattaagtaaaaatatactgAGGTAAATATGGATCTTACACAGACATCCATAAATACTTATAACCAACCTATGCAGATGTTATCCTCATCTGCCGTAGGTGTATCAGCTCATCTCCTTTCTTCCTACAAATTTTTCctacaaattattttgaaatgtaatatgaatttattagtattttatatgtcaccttaatatttaattcttttgcaaCAAGACTTGGATTGAGAGGAAGACggcatttatttctcagaaaaaacGACTGTACTCGTTCCATACTTCTTTGGAGGACGACCTAGGAAAAGAGAGTGATACTGTGGGTACATAATGAAAACGAAGACctgtttttaagacaaaaaaattatgATGTGGACCAacgcaatttttaaaatgtaacaaattttttaaataaaataaaaacaagttgttgCTAAACAGttaatttttactataaaaatagaattagaatGGGCAAAGGCTTACACACATGGGAGGGTGAGTGCATATGGCCTACTTAACATATTTAAAACTCTCTAatagtcaaataaaaaaacaaaactctctaatagtcaaataaatagaaattaaacagAAAGGAGATGCAATTTTTCATCtaacagattaaaaattaaaggtaacACCCAGTCCTAGCAACAGGGCaggaaaaaatactttcataacCTATTGGTGGAGAAAAAGATATAACTAAAAATACATACAGTTCTTGACTCAGCTATTTCACCTATACGAATATCCTATGAGGAAATACTAGCAAAGGGGCCAAAACTTATACACTATAGTTCACTGtaggactggaaaaaaaaaactgtctaaaCAACCTACACGGAGGTAATGGTTCACAATTTATTCTACAATACGTGGTAATATTATGTACCCATTaagaaataccatggactttcttcagagagttagaacaaattattttaagatttgtgtggaatcagaaaagaccccgaatagccaggggaattttaaaaaagaaaaccatatctgggggtatcacaatgccagatttccggttgtactacaaagctgtggtcatcaagacagtgtggtactggcacaaaaacagacacatagatcaatggaacagaatagagaacccagaagtggaccctgaactttatggtcaactaatactcgataaaggaggaaagactatccattggaagaaagacagtctcttcaataaatggtgctgggaaaattggacatccacatgcagaagaatgaaactagaccactctctttcaccatacacaaagataaactcaaaatggatgaaagatctaattgtgagacaagattccatcaaaatcctagagaagaacacaggcaacaccctttttgaactcggccacagtaacttcttgcaagatacatccacgaaggcaaaagaaacaaaagcaaaaatgaactattgggacttcatcaagataagaagcttttgcacagcaaaggatacagtcaacaaaactaaaagacaacctacagaatgggagaagatatttgcaaatgacctatcagataaagggctagtttccaagatctataaagaacttcttaaactcaacaccaaagaaataaacaatgcaatcatgaaatgggcaaaagacatgaagagaaatctcacagaggaagacatagacatggccaacaagcacatgagaaaatgctccacatcacttgccaccagggaaatacaaatcaaaaccacaatgagataccacctcacaccagtgagaatggggaaaattaacaaagcaggaaaccacaaatgttggagaggatgcggaaaaaagggaaccctcctgcactgttggtgggaatgtgaacgggtgcagccactctggaaaactgtgtggaggttcctcaaagagttaaaaatagacctgccctacgacccagcaattgcactgttggggatttaccccaaagatacagatgcaatgaaatgctgggatacctgcaccccgatgtttatagcagcaatgtccacaatagccaaactgtggaaggagcctcagtgtccatcgaaagatgaatggataaagaagatgtggtttatgtatataatggaatattactcagctattagaaatgacaaatacccaccatttgcttcaacgtggatggaactggagggtcttatgctgagtgaaggaagtcagtcggagaaggacaaacattatatgttctcattcatttggggaatataaataatagtgaaagggaatataagggaagggagaagaaatgtgtgggaaatatcagaaagggagacagaacgtaaagactgctaactctgggaaacgaactaggggtggtagaaggggaggagggcggggggtgggagtgaatgggtgatggacactggcggttattctgtatgctggtaaattgaacaccaataaaaaaataaattaaaatgccaaaaaaaaaaaaagaaatatggagtGTAATTGTATGTCTTGATACAAATTCTCTAAGATgaagtaaaaattttatatataaaaaaatataaatataaataaaattgctgaaagaaattaaagatctagaTGAAAAGACACCATGTCCAATgaattagaagacttaatattattaagattgcagtattttccaaatttatctacaggttcaatgcaatttctttttttttttaagatcttatttacttatttatttatttgtttgtttgtttgacagagagagagagagagagagagagagagagtgtgggagcgcacaagcagggagagcggcagagggagagagagaagcaggatccccactgagcagggagcccaactcggggcttgatcctagtACCTGAGTCATCCCTGCCCTGAGCCatcccacccaggcaccccacagactcaacataattctttttttttttttaaacataattcttATCAAAGTTCCAACTTCCTTTTTGCAGAAATGTGTAAGATGGTCCTAAAACTCACACGAAATTGCAAAGGACTTTTGAATAGCCCAAAAAAAcctcttgaaaaagaacaaagttggagaactcatactttgatttcaaaacttaatacaaaactacaataatgaaaacaatatggCTTACCTAATCTTATAAATCAATGGAAGAGAATTcaaagtccaaaaataaacctaCATGTCTATGATCAACTGATTTTCATCAAAGGTGCCAAGATCATTCatgggaaagaatagtctcttcaaaaaatagtGCTGAGATGTTTTGAAGATGCTGCTCAAAGGAAAAAGCAGTTCCGGTAAAGGAGGGGGAAAGTGTGGAGTTGCCTCTGGGAGTGACAGTTCTGACAAGAAGTCTCAGGGTTCCAAAAGTGGTGGCAGATACATTCTGTatgaaaaatatgggaaaatcaTGGAAGCTATGGAGAAGTTAAAGTATAGAATGAGATTAAATACAGTGGCTGCACATTATAGTGAAGATAAAGCCAGGCAAGGGGGTGACTTGGGTTGGAGGACCAGAGGTTCCACAGTGGGACCATTTCATGAAGCAGCATTTGCCTTGCCTGTAAGTGGGCTAGATAAGCCTTGTGTTTACAGATCCTCCAGTTAAGATAAATTTTGGCTACTTTATCATTATGAAGGGAGGAAATTGTATGAAAAACTGGCAAAACAACAAATGGTGCTAAGACAACTTTATAatcatatgtaaaagaatgaagctgaatCCTTACCtcaaagcatattaaaaaaaatactcaaaatggatcaaagacttatataagagcaaaactataaaactcctaaaagaaaacataggtgtttatctttgtgaccttggatttgACAATAAATTCTTAGACATCAAAtgcacaagcaacaaaaggaaaaataaacttcaaaaaattagtaatttgtgcatcaaaggacacttgaggaaataaaaagataattcaaagaatgggagaaaatacaaaTAGTATCTTTGATAAGGGTctaatattccaaatatataaagaacaattcaacaataaaaaaccaatcaaaaaaacaaaaaacaaacaaaaaacccaaaaaaacttagaaacttctccaaagaaaatatacaaaaggcagtaacaaaaacataaaaatgtgttcAAAATCATTAATCagcaacacctgggtggctcagtggttgagtgtctgcctttggctcagggactgatcctggggtcctgggattgagtcccacatgaggctcccagTGTAGGGCCTgttttccctctctgtgcctctgatgaataaataaaatcttttaaaaaaatcattactcattagggaaatgcaagtcaaaaccacaatgagatactacttcatacccactaagatgactataattttttttttaaggtagaaaaaaacaaatgctggtgaggatgtggagaagttggaatCCTCATACATTTctagtaggaatataaaatgatgaagCTGCTTTAGATAATaatttggtggttcctcaaaaagttaaacttaGGCTTGCTTtatgacctagtaattccactcctaggtaaaGTGAAAAGaggtgttcaaacaaaaatttacacacaaatgtttatagcagcatcattcataatagccaaatagTGGAAACAAGCCAAAGGTCCAtcaacggatgaatggataaacaaactgtggtattaTCCACACAATGGagcattattcagccataaaaaggagtgaCGTACTCATACATGTTAGaatatggatgaactttgaaattGTTAGgtaaagtgaaagaaaccagatagGGAGGCCACATAttgcataattccatttaaatgtCTAGAAGAGATACATCCACAGAATAGAAAGCAAATTAATGCTTACCAGGGCCTGAGAGAAGGAGGGAATAAGGAAAAGTTAGTGGGTACAGGCTTTCTTTTTggtgtgatgaaaatgttctggaattaatGGTGGTGGCTGCATAatattgtgaatatactaaaagacAATGAAttaaataggtgaattttatctcaacaacaatatatatgtatgtgtgtgtctatctgcatttctacatattttttttaaattccaaacatTTGTATATATACTTAAGTGTAAATATGTATAAAGTCATATAAAAGACCAGAAAAGACATAAAGCAAACCATGAATAATAGATACATAACAGGGagaaatgaaaactggaaaatttttaatttttaaattaatctaaaattttattttttaaagagattatttatttatttaagattttatttctttattcatgagagagacagagagagagaggcgcagagacacaggcagagggagaagctccatacaaggatcctgatgtgggactcgatcccgggactccaggatcaggccctgggttgaaggcagtggtaaaccgctgagccacccaggctgccccaagattttatttatttatttgacagagagagcaagtacaagcagggggagcagtagagggaaagggagaagcaggctcccctctgagcaggtagcccgactcagggctcgatcccaggaccctgggatcaagacctgtgccaaaggcagaccctcagcactgaggcacccaggtgccccagtggggatcctgggattggagtcccacatcaggctcctcacagggaacctgctcctccctctgcctatgtttctgcctctttcgctgtatctctcatgaataaataaatctttaaaagtgtaattaaaatttttttctataaatttccttattatttagatttttttttttaaaagattgtatttattcatgagagacactgagagagagaaaggcagagacacaggcagagggagaagcaggctccatgcagggagcctgacgtgggacttgatcccaggtctccaggatcacactgagccaaaggcaggcgttaaaccactgagccacccaggatccctttTAAACGTTAGTATCAACTCATACTTGCATTACttttaaagttacaaaaaaagttaaaaaacaaaataataaaaaagaaactcaagagaACAATTGTGGCCAGAAAGGAATTCATAagcactggaattaaaatacctttaagaaaaaaaaaaaatacctttaagaGTTAGGTTGTAAAATCTTTTCCTATGGTTTGAAACAACCTTTGAATCCATCTGCTCAAAACAGCATAGTATGTATAGTTAGATTATATTGGATGTCTATTGATAAAGAATAACTCATCAGAACTATAGAGATCCTTTAAcatcaaaatatttatgttttttcttttggatacataCCTGTCTGGCTGATCCACTAGCCTGCCTTACTTTTTCTGCTACTCCTCCTAAAAGCTGTACAAGTTTTGTCTGCTTCAAAAGTTCTTCTCTGAGTCCTTTTCCTCCTACTGAGAGGAGAGCACCCAAAACATGTTCATATCGAGCACCAAACTGTGCATCATGCAGAGCATCCTTGAGGAGCctaatacagtaaaatatttatgtCAGCCACTTCTGAGAACTGGATGAATGTCTCCTGAATTTCAACTTAGGTTCATTTTTTGGTATCCAGGAATTTAATGAAGCTATATAAAGCAAGTGAAAACTCATTCATTATTATGGAGCTCTAACATGGCAAATATCTTTGTAATAAagagttttgttatttttggttttatttctaaggACATAAAAATCCAGCCTCTTTATAATAATGCCCTTAATAAAACATCTGGTATTGACAATAAGTAGCCTGAGCATACTATTTAGACTTCCAGAGCATATCGTCTCTATAAATACTAggaatggaaataaattaaaaaatttaaatcttaccAATATAAGTTGTGTGCAATGTGTATATTTCCTAATGCTCTGGACAGAAGGAAGTGCACTAATGAACTGTTCAAGTAAATTTCATATTTCAAAGCCTACACacgaaagaaaataagaattacagTGGTCAAACCCATACTTCATTATTATGATAAAATTATCAATAGAGAAACtatataaagcaaaatgtaagttaacactgataaaaatgaaacagaagagttAATTTAGgctaaattaatgaaatcaagCAGAAAAGTGTAGATTTTGGAATAATATTCATTAGTTATGTTTATGTAGCtagcaaagaaaaatcaaagaaaagctcAAGTCCGGTTTGTTCTGAGAATCTAAAAATATGAGAATTAAAAATCCAGGTACACATATATGATATTCAAGTGGGGCAGCTAACAATAGTGGCAAAAAATTTATACTATATCCA is a genomic window of Canis lupus familiaris isolate Mischka breed German Shepherd chromosome 21, alternate assembly UU_Cfam_GSD_1.0, whole genome shotgun sequence containing:
- the LOC119865020 gene encoding peptidyl-prolyl cis-trans isomerase NIMA-interacting 4-like, which encodes MLLKGKSSSGKGGGKCGVASGSDSSDKKSQGSKSGGRYILYEKYGKIMEAMEKLKYRMRLNTVAAHYSEDKARQGGDLGWRTRGSTVGPFHEAAFALPVSGLDKPCVYRSSS